A region of the Besnoitia besnoiti strain Bb-Ger1 chromosome Unknown contig00078, whole genome shotgun sequence genome:
ttgtgcttttcatgaccatcatgttaagtgcattaagtatagtggtatccagcgtatatttgaaaaaccaacatttgtatacaagctgtacgaatatcatgacattcactttggtagtcgccttcttaatgttagtctgtacggaatacttaggactatctctttatattaatgataatgcatttggtaatggacttttcatcttaactggtatacattttagccatgttattgttggagctatccttgtattcttcactcaaagtatctatagttctttagttacttacatgcctacaagctctataatgctaagcaaatctaaaggtatgttatgcaagatctttacagaaccattcactattttatatctacactttgtagaaaccatgtggatattaatccacattacattctatctctaaatcatataacggtcgtaaggtacgccggggataacaggtcagataatattgggagttctaatcctcggattgtatcagcacctccatgtcggctcattactcccttgttattgaacaagattcagttaggaacgctagttcaccgtcagatgtaatacgtgagctgggttaagaacgtctggagacagtttgttccctatctaccatattatctaattggtttaattttcttacaaacggcttttggtttgattgaattatcgcacccagataactccataccagtgaaccggtttgtaactccgcttcatatcgtacctgaatggtactttttagcatattatgcggtgttaaaagtaatcccatccaaaaccggtggtttgttagtatttatgtcctctctcattaacttagctcttttatctgaaattcgagctttgaatactcgaatgttgatacgacaacattttatgactcgaaatgtagtcagtggatgggtaattatttgggtatacagtatgatcttcttgattattattggtagtgctattccacaagcgacttatatcttatatggtagattagctactatcgtatatcttactaccggattggttctatgcttatactaaatcaatagttataatgactacagcttccaagcaaacatgattaccgtgatattgaaatccaacttttagctgtcttaagcagtccagtggggtggtggtgtactgcaatcataaagaacttggttgtctgtatctcataaccggagtcatcttcagtattctaggaactataatgtctttgtttattcgatttgagtgaacataagatcatcgaatttaacggtatgctcctgaaagtaacggtacaagctgtaaacaaaggactccttaacttaaactgaggagtcaagtaggtacaaaccgtacaaggattaattatgtccatctgtgcatctaagttgagactatcggttatatattttagacgctaacttcccggctaaactttgacttattaaaccagcctgggatcataaaagtactatgtatggtaagattgagcgtgaacattggatgtcaccatggttatagttacggtacatatataaaatctacagtacgatttgagatttgttacgtgacgagcggtgtgtttaagactagtttacatgcgctcattttaatatgtagttatttaacgaagttctattgtgctagcatggtttcgagaacacacaaatttccatgagtctattccgggcacacctcgtcttttatcggtgtgctctcaatctaaattcatcttataactttggtttcttagttgcaattacctttgtactccaaataattacaggtatcactttagcgttccgatatacttctgaagcatcttgtgcatttgctagtgttcaacatctagttagagaggtagcagcaggatgggaatttaggatgttgcatgcaacaactgcttctttcgtcttcttgtgtatcttaatacacatgtctcgaggtatgtataactccagctatagttatttaactactgcttggatgtctggtttagttttatatctacttactatagccactgctttcctcggttatgtactaccatggggacagatgagtttctggggtgctacagtcattactaatctcctttctccaataccatatttagtaccttggttactcggtggatactatgtatctgatgtaacattaaaacgattctttgtattgcactttatattaccttttgtaggttgcattctaattgtattacacatcttctatttacatttaaatggttctagtaaccctgcaggtattgattccgcacttaaagtagccttctatcctcatatgttaatgaccgatgctaaatgtctatcctatctaattggtttaattttcttacaaacggcttttggtttgattgaattatcgcacccagataactccataccagtgaaccggtttgtaactccgcttcatatcgtacctgaatggtactttttagcatattatgcggtgttaaaagtaatcccatccaaaaccggtggtttgttagtatttatgttatcaacatgtcaatgaaatatcaacaacgatgaaacttatttggttaacataacaacatagaaggtaaagctggattacgttcaaactttacactggatacgtttcaatgttaacttactaaataccatgggagcgaagagaatctaatatgtaactccgttcatggaaatcaaaagagctttcactgattgtatttatgaaacgtgattagttcacctagccaacacgatccggttgtttgggaataatatccctatttaagggattgatatgtgctacaataacacagtcggtacgaagtcgaaacaaggtagttgatggtgaaccagtggctgaacaaacctttttattgattatgctgactttagtcccgagaaactacagttctgcttaaactgaggagtcaagtaggtacaaaccgtacaaggattaattatgtccatctgtgcatctaagttgagactatcggttatatattttagacgctaacttcccggctaaactttgacttattaaaccagcctgggatcataaaagtactatgtatggtaagattgagcgtggactatcgaatgaaacaatgtgctccaacgctagtctaagtctctaacataccttttacctacaactgtacggaacgtaacaaacctccaggcaaagaacttggtattctgttctaattccccgtggtaaacacagtcaacgaatggcggaaggagcattcatatgttatgcagtgtcttaggagagatactctagatttagcattcatctacagctacggtaactgttgtgtttaaatagcggttaacctttccttttccttacgtactcagggcatgcaataccaatcagataacaactgaagctagactccatgttacacttactaaaatgggattcctaggttgatataaactacctttttctggggagtatatactacgagttggactactggtttagatcttgaaggtctttgtttaccggatccaagttctcttgtgcttttcatgaccatcatgttaagtgcattaagtatagtggtatccagcgtatatttgaaaaaccaacatttgtatacaagctgtacgaatatcatgacattcactttggtagtcgccttcttaatgttagtctgtacggaatacacggatcggattcttgttggcctggcacctgtttagtaactggatgaacgctttttacgcctggtatgcatggataatactcgactcttctatagtttaaccgctactgctgggactgtatattatgtacttacggtagtactatcaagcctcttcttccaaatagatttcatggaaaacctaaaattcgcatgtttgattgacatttagccgctaatatacaatcatccaagatatatttatctatcgcaggttcggtctaatgtcccgttatactatatagatcacatggcttctggtactttgagatcatgctaacggcgagaagggaagtgtgtttcaaagaaaagggatgtttagccgggaagttagcgtctaaaatatataaccgatagtctcaacttagatgcacagatggacataattaatccttgtacggtttgtacctacttgactcctcagtttaagttaaggagtcctttgtttacagcttgtaccgttacttcaggagcataccgttaaattcgatgatcttatgtgttcactcaaatcgaataaacaaagacattatagttcctagaatactgaagatgactccggttatgagatacagacaaccaagttcttatgattgcagtacaccaccaccccactggactgcttaagacagctaaaagtgttggatttcaatatcacggtaatcatgtttgcttggaagctgtagtcattataactattgatttagtataagcatagaaccaatccggta
Encoded here:
- a CDS encoding cytochrome b (encoded by transcript BESB_075880), translating into MLKSTIQFVPYLPYYLIGLIFLQTAFGLIELSHPDNSIPVNRFVTPLHIVPEWYFLAYYAVLKVIPSKTGGLLVFMSSLINLALLSEIRALNTRMLIRQHFMTRNVVSGWVIIWVYSMIFLIIIGSAIPQATYILYGRLATIVYLTTGLVLCLY
- a CDS encoding cytochrome b (encoded by transcript BESB_075890) gives rise to the protein MSLFRAHLVFYRCALNLNSSYNFGFLVAITFVLQIITGITLAFRYTSEASCAFASVQHLVREVAAGWEFRMLHATTASFVFLCILIHMSRGMYNSSYSYLTTAWMSGLVLYLLTIATAFLGYVLPWGQMSFWGATVITNLLSPIPYLVPWLLGGYYVSDVTLKRFFVLHFILPFVGCILIVLHIFYLHLNGSSNPAGIDSALKVAFYPHMLMTDAKCLSYLIGLIFLQTAFGLIELSHPDNSIPVNRFVTPLHIVPEWYFLAYYAVLKVIPSKTGGLLVFMLSTCQ